In Archocentrus centrarchus isolate MPI-CPG fArcCen1 chromosome 22, fArcCen1, whole genome shotgun sequence, one DNA window encodes the following:
- the LOC115772261 gene encoding ubiquitin-conjugating enzyme E2 D2-like isoform X1: MALKRIHKELNDLARDPPAQCSAGPVGDDMFHWQATIMGPSDSPYQGGVFFLTIHFPTDYPFKPPKVAFTTRIYHPNINSNGSICLDILRSQWSPALTISKVLLSICSLLCDPNPDDPLVPEIARIYKTDSQKYNKLAQEWTTKYAML, from the exons ATGGCTCTGAAAAGGATCCACAAG GAGCTTAACGACCTGGCTCGTGACCCTCCAGCACAGTGCTCAGCCGGCCCAGTGGGGGATGATA TGTTTCACTGGCAAGCCACAATCATGGGACCT AGTGACAGTCCATATCAGGGAGGTGTTTTCTTCTTGACGATTCATTTCCCAACAGACTACCCCTTCAAACCCCCCAAG GTTGCATTTACGACAAGAATTTACCACCCAAATATTAACAGTAATGGCAGTATCTGTCTGGATATTCTCAGATCACAGTGGTCTCCTGCTCTTACTATTTCTAAAG TTCTTCTCTCCATTTGCTCACTCCTATGTGACCCGAATCCCGATGACCCGCTAGTGCCAGAGATCGCACGAATCTACAAAACAGATAGTCAGAA GTACAATAAACTAGCACAGGAGTGGACAACTAAGTATGCCATGCTTTAG
- the manba gene encoding beta-mannosidase, producing the protein MPLCVRLSSWAFLCLFSGVFAVFFHQQHLSMSLNGKWRLSNSNATLSLPAQVPGCVHSALQQQGYIPDPYFRFNDVSYRWIAFDNWTYTTTFTVSPELRIKQKVLLMFDGVDTVGSISLNGIAVGKTDNMFCRYDFSVRDLLKDGDNVLQVVLLSPVLYASERRKAHSSYRIPPECPPDVQKGECHVNFIRKEQSSFSWDWGPSFPTMGLWKGVQLEAFDVLQLIQVSSVPFYNYSCSQWRVQVELHIDAVQTAHGQITLSIPELDSEQTFQMQFLPGKTKSNFTLFINTASQLKLWWPNGYGEQPFYRLTVRGFQDGFLIFNTQSKVYFRTVELIQEPIVGSPGLSFYFRINGKPVFLKGSNWIPAHSFQDQVTSDVLKNLLQSAVDANMNALRVWGGGVYEQDLFYDICDELGIMVWQDFMFACATYPTEADFIQTVREEVVQQVQRLKSHPSIIIWSGNNENEAALATDWFNIPASQRLTYIKDYVMLYVNNIKKIVLEEDQSRPFLVSSPTNGAESEQEGWVAENPYDPHYGDVHFYSYILDCWDWRTFPRTRFASEYGFQSWPSFSTLQPVSVKEDWSYDSNFTSHRQHHEDGNQQMIQQAALHFHLPNATDPLKRFTDTLYITQVMQAQCVKTQTEFYRRSRSEIIEGKGHTMGALYWQLNDIWQAPSWSSIEFGGKWKMLHYFARSFFAAVLPVAFEEDDTLFIYAISDLSRDLKLRAVVNVFSWTDLNPVCTLSSDMLLVPEGSAVAIFKQPVATLLAGCGNCTRLTCLLTFHLEDNSSQQGPTNHHFLCSPKDAQGLHRPNITAKVQENKIGFTVTLHSDSVAPFVWLDVGNIPGRFSSNGFLMVSRNRTVGFNAWRPTSVAELTASLTVTSLRDIY; encoded by the exons ATGCCACTGTGTGTGCGCCTTTCTAGCTGggcttttttgtgtttgttttccggAGTTTTCGCGGTATTTTTTCATCAGCAGCATCTCAGCATGAGTCTGAACGGCAAATGGAGGCTGTCAAACTCCAACGCTACACTATCACTGCCTGCACAAGTGCCAGGCTGTGTCCACTCAGCTCTGCAGCAACAGGGATACATCCCG gaCCCATATTTCAGGTTCAACGATGTCTCTTATCGATGGATTGCATTTGACAACTGGACATACACAACCACATTTACTGTATCTCCTGAGCTGAG GATTAAACAGAAGGTGCTTCTTATGTTTGACGGCGTGGACACTGTTGGGTCAATTTCACTCAATGGGATTGCTGTTGGAAAGACAGACAACATGTTTTGTCGATAT GACTTTTCAGTGAGAGATTTGCTGAAAGACGGCGATAATGTCCTTCAAGTTGTTCTGCTGTCTCCGGTTCTTTACGCGTCTGAGCGGAGAAAAGCTCATTCGTCGTACAGAATTCCTCCTGAATGTCCTCCTGATGTCCAGAAAGGGGAATGTCACGTCAATTTCATCAGAAAG GAGCAGAGCTCTTTCAGTTGGGACTGGGGACCTTCGTTCCCTACGATGGGACTATGGAAAGGAGTTCAACTCGAGGCTTTTGATGttctgcagctcatccaggttTCCTCTGTTCCTTTCTACA ATTATAGCTGCTCTCAGTGGAGGGTGCAGGTTGAGCTTCATATTGATGCAGTTCAGACAGCACACGGCCAAATCACACTCTCCATACCTGAACTGGACTCGGAGCAAACCTTCCAGATGCAGTTTCTCCCTGGAAAGACCAAGAGCAACTTCACCTTATTCATCAACACG gcGAGTCAGCTGAAGCTGTGGTGGCCAAACGGATATGGTGAACAACCATTTTATCGTCTCACTGTCAGAGGATTTCAGGATGGATTTTTAATCTTTAACACACAATCTAAG GTGTATTTTCGAACGGTGGAACTCATCCAGGAGCCAATTGTTGGATCGCCGGGCTTGAGCTTTTATTTCCGTATCAATGGGAAACCAGTTTTCCTCAAAGGCTCCAACTGGATCCCAGCCCACTCCTTCCAGGACCAAGTCACCTCTGATGT CTTAAAGAACTTGTTGCAATCAGCGGTAGATGCTAACATGAATGCTCTCAGAGTTTGGGGAGGAGGAGTGTATGAACAGGATCTCTTTTATGACATCTGTGATGAGCTGGGGATCATG GTTTGGCAGGACTTCATGTTTGCTTGTGCAACGTATCCCACTGAGGCCGACTTTATACAGACAGTAAGAGAAGAGGTCGTTCAGCAG GTTCAGCGCCTGAAGTCCCACCCCTCTATAATAATTTGGAGTGGGAATAATGAAAACGAAGCTGCTCTGGCAACAGATTGGTTCAACATCCCAGCTTCCCAAAGGCTGACGTACATCAAAGACTATGTGATGCTTTATGTGAACAACATAAAGAAGATTGTGCTAGAG GAGGACCAGAGTCGCCCATTTCTTGTCTCCAGTCCAACAAACGGGGCTGAATCGGAGCAGGAGGGATGGGTGGCAGAGAATCCCTATGACCCTCACTACGGAGACGTTCATTTCTACAGCTACATCCTCGACTGCTGGGACTGGAGGACTTTCCCTCGGACACGTTTTGCCTCTGAATATGGTTTCCAGTCCTGGCCTTCCTTCTCCACTTTGCAGCCA GTTTCCGTTAAAGAAGACTGGAGCTACGACAGTAATTTCACTTCCCATCGTCAACACCATGAAGACGGAAACCAGCAGATGATCCAGCAGGCTGCTCTGCACTTCCACCTGCCAAACGCCACAGATCCCTTGAAGAGATTTACTGATACTCTGTATATCACTCAG GTCATGCAGGCCCAGTGTGTGAAGACTCAGACGGAGTTTTATCGGAGGAGTCGGAGTGAAATTATAGAGGGCAAAGGTCACACCATGGGTGCACTGTACTGGCAGCTCAATGATATTTGGCAGGCGCCTTCCTGGTCGTCGATTG AGTTTGGTGGGAAGTGGAAAATGCTGCATTATTTTGCACGGAGCTTCTTTGCCGCCGTCCTTCCTGTTGCTTTTGAGGAAGACGACACATTGTTCATCTATGCCATTTCAGACCTGAGCCGTGACCTGAAGCTGAGGGCTGTG GTGAATGTGTTCTCCTGGACTGACCTGAATCCAGTCTGCACGCTAAGCTCAGACATGCTGCTCGTGCCCGAAGGCAGCGCTGTGGCCATCTTCAAACAGCCTGTCGCCACCCTGCTGGCAGGATGTGGAAACTGCACGCGTCTCACCTGCCTTCTCACCTTCCACCTGGAGGACAACAGCAGCCAGCAGGGTCCCACTAACCACCACTTCTTGTGCTCGCCCAAAGATGCTCAGGGACTCCACAGACCCAACATTACA GCAAAGGTGCAGGAGAATAAGATCGGCTTCACAGTGACCCTCCACTCAGACTCCGTGGCTCCGTTTGTCTGGCTTGATGTGGGAAACATCCCCGGACGTTTCAGCTCCAACGGCTTCCTGATGGTTTCCAGAAACAGGACAGTTGGCTTTAACGCATGGCGTCCCACCAGTGTTGCAGAGCTTACTGCATCTCTTACAGTCACATCTTTAAGGGATATTTACTGA
- the LOC115772261 gene encoding ubiquitin-conjugating enzyme E2 D2-like isoform X2 has translation MALKRIHKELNDLARDPPAQCSAGPVGDDMFHWQATIMGPSDSPYQGGVFFLTIHFPTDYPFKPPKVAFTTRIYHPNINSNGSICLDILRSQWSPALTISKVLLSICSLLCDPNPDDPLVPEIARIYKTDSQKYTKMAKEWTQKYAM, from the exons ATGGCTCTGAAAAGGATCCACAAG GAGCTTAACGACCTGGCTCGTGACCCTCCAGCACAGTGCTCAGCCGGCCCAGTGGGGGATGATA TGTTTCACTGGCAAGCCACAATCATGGGACCT AGTGACAGTCCATATCAGGGAGGTGTTTTCTTCTTGACGATTCATTTCCCAACAGACTACCCCTTCAAACCCCCCAAG GTTGCATTTACGACAAGAATTTACCACCCAAATATTAACAGTAATGGCAGTATCTGTCTGGATATTCTCAGATCACAGTGGTCTCCTGCTCTTACTATTTCTAAAG TTCTTCTCTCCATTTGCTCACTCCTATGTGACCCGAATCCCGATGACCCGCTAGTGCCAGAGATCGCACGAATCTACAAAACAGATAGTCAGAA ATACACCAAAATGGCAAAAGAATGGACACAAAAATACGCAATGTGA